In the Styela clava chromosome 8, kaStyClav1.hap1.2, whole genome shotgun sequence genome, one interval contains:
- the LOC120345762 gene encoding uncharacterized protein LOC120345762: MTKRYKWQMDVADSEEDWLKAKKVLVKSFQKYPLYAHLEPNEGKRPEFMRRYLEANYDVAVRHGKGILMVLRCQDTEIKTQEGRKEALDIRGALLFVPPADDGIAWALQDDNLYWEAYKKYKLAEVSQDCLQRVIEYELWEQETVTKLLRKARAPMWNGLFCAIDPDLCLHGLGSVVFRKTVEIMLRYQTANDQHQKEILIEMSKLQNGEACNGQNSLVDIHRDVEENHPQSNDVGILTRLWNIFSSHSHEDNDSSNIKPTCSKELKQTPQIENSHREYWMKFLHGLALLHHMPVPSPTTLPKHESNGKCSDTPNKKQFRRKVSNRKKDIKEDDVLSPENQATSGSLSNKADCDAQANRNNCPVIAAISHSSVTSHFYAKNGFHHVTEIPYQPESSRDDPVPFNAHVLLMDPLKTGKIEIISSVFCEGETVALSNTQNPPSASMCSSDEVVKKTISP; the protein is encoded by the exons atgaCAAAGAGATACAA ATGGCAGATGGATGTCGCCGATTCAGAGGAAGATTGGTTAAAGGCGAAAAAGGTTTTGGTAAAGTCATTCCAAAAATATCCTCTGTATGCTCATTTGGAACCGAACGAGGGGAAAAGACCAGAATTCATGCGACGGTATTTGGAAGCAAACTATGACGTAGCAGTCCGTCACGGGAAGGGAATCCTGATGGTTCTAAGATGTCAAGATACTGAAATCAAAACTCAAGAAGGACGAAAG gAGGCGCTGGATATCAGAGGTGCGTTATTATTTGTTCCCCCGGCAGATGATGGGATAGCTTGGGCACTGCAGGACGACAACTTGTATTGGGAAGCTTACAAAAAGTATAAGCTGGCGGAAGTTAGTCAGGATTGTTTGCAACGCGTAATAGA GTACGAATTGTGGGAACAAGAGACCGTCACAAAATTACTACGAAAGGCTCGTGCTCCTATGTGGAATGGTTTATTTTGTGCAATCGATCCCGATCTGTGCTTGCATGGACTAGGTAGTGTAGTTTTTCGAAAAACTGTCGAAATCATGCTTCGATATCAAACGGCAAACGACCAGCACCAGAAggaaattttaattgaaatgtCAAAGCTACAAAATGGCGAAGCTTGCAATGGCCAAAATTCACTTGTTGATATTCACCGGGATGTCGAAGAAAATCACCCGCAGTCAAATGATGTTGGAATTTTAACGCGTTTGTGGAATATTTTTTCCAGCCATTCACATGAAGATAATGATTCATCAAATATAAAACCGACATGCTCTAAAGAGTTGAAACAAACTCCACAAATAGAGAATTCTCATCGTGAATATTGGATGAAGTTTCTTCATGGACTTGCGCTACTACATCATATGCCAGTTCCAAGCCCTACAACATTACCAAAGCACGAATCGAATGGAAAATGTAGCGATAcaccaaataaaaaacaatttcgcAGAAAAGTAAGTAATCGGAAAAAAGATATAAAAGAAGACGACGTTCTGTCACCCGAAAATCAAGCGACATCCGGCTCTTTATCAAATAAAGCAGATTGCGATGCTCAAGCAAACAGAAATAATTGCCCAGTGATAGCTGCAATCAGCCACAGTTCGGTAACCTCACATTTTTATGCCAAAAATGGATTTCATCACGTGACAGAAATTCCATATCAACCAGAAAGTTCTAGAGACGATCCCGTTCCTTTTAATGCACACGTACTCTTGATGGACCCATTAAAAACaggcaaaattgaaataatatcgAGTGTTTTTTGCGAAGGTGAAACTGTTGCATTATCGAATACTCAGAATCCCCCATCTGCTTCGATGTGCTCAAGCGATGAGGTAGTGAAAAAGACAATTTCGCCATGA